One window from the genome of Actinoplanes teichomyceticus ATCC 31121 encodes:
- a CDS encoding ABC transporter substrate-binding protein has translation MTAPRMLRGLVAAVIAMPLALLGACGGDDGSGSDGKTELTFFWWGGEARAKLTEQALALYKQKHPDVTFKTTWQANQGYFDKLATLTAGDGAPDIFQIDDNYLAEYATRNVTEDLTRYKDSGKLDVSRFPESLWKYGVVGDKLAGMAMGENTQGLVFNKTKLAAARQEPPRTGMSWEELISWAQRAGAATKVAGTMDPSADYKALWVWLRQNGKEFYTGNQLGFAKEDVQKWFELWKGARDAKATPPADVIHEGNATDITKQLVVTGKALTSWVWANQMPDIQKNTKDELGVVAYPGDPSAQWARASMYLSVYRGSKHKDVAVDVLNFLANDPEAGKVLGTDRGLPSNLDIRKQVAASVTDPAMKASIALEDELVKKFGASPSVPPKGHATVKTELVKAAEAAQFGTATPAQAAEQFVTAAQAAISR, from the coding sequence ATGACCGCACCTCGAATGTTGCGCGGCCTCGTGGCCGCTGTGATCGCCATGCCGCTGGCGCTGCTCGGCGCCTGCGGCGGTGACGACGGCTCGGGCAGCGACGGCAAGACCGAGCTCACCTTCTTCTGGTGGGGCGGCGAGGCCCGCGCCAAGCTGACCGAGCAGGCCCTGGCGCTCTACAAGCAGAAGCACCCGGACGTCACGTTCAAGACGACCTGGCAGGCCAACCAGGGCTACTTCGACAAGCTGGCCACGCTCACCGCCGGCGACGGCGCCCCGGACATCTTCCAGATCGACGACAACTACCTCGCCGAGTACGCCACCCGCAACGTCACCGAGGACCTCACCAGGTACAAGGACTCCGGCAAACTGGATGTGAGCAGGTTCCCGGAGAGCCTCTGGAAGTACGGCGTGGTCGGCGACAAACTCGCCGGCATGGCGATGGGCGAGAACACCCAGGGCCTGGTCTTCAACAAGACCAAGCTGGCGGCCGCCAGGCAGGAGCCGCCCAGGACCGGGATGAGCTGGGAAGAGCTGATCAGCTGGGCGCAGAGGGCCGGCGCCGCCACCAAGGTCGCCGGCACCATGGACCCCAGCGCCGACTACAAGGCGCTCTGGGTGTGGCTGCGGCAGAACGGCAAGGAGTTCTACACCGGCAATCAGCTCGGCTTCGCCAAGGAGGACGTGCAGAAGTGGTTCGAGCTGTGGAAGGGCGCCCGGGACGCCAAGGCCACCCCGCCCGCCGACGTGATCCACGAGGGCAACGCCACCGACATCACCAAGCAGCTGGTGGTCACCGGCAAGGCGCTCACCTCCTGGGTGTGGGCCAACCAGATGCCGGACATCCAGAAGAACACCAAGGACGAGCTGGGCGTGGTCGCGTACCCGGGTGACCCGTCCGCGCAGTGGGCGCGCGCCTCGATGTACCTGTCGGTCTACCGCGGCAGCAAGCACAAGGACGTCGCCGTCGACGTACTCAACTTCCTGGCCAACGACCCGGAGGCGGGCAAAGTGCTGGGCACCGACCGCGGCCTGCCGTCCAACCTGGACATCCGCAAGCAGGTGGCCGCGTCGGTGACCGACCCGGCGATGAAGGCCTCGATCGCCCTGGAGGACGAGCTGGTCAAGAAGTTCGGCGCGTCGCCGAGTGTGCCGCCGAAGGGCCACGCCACGGTCAAGACCGAACTGGTCAAGGCCGCCGAGGCCGCCCAGTTCGGCACCGCCACCCCGGCCCAGGCCGCGGAGCAGTTCGTCACGGCGGCCCAGGCCGCGATCAGCCGGTGA
- a CDS encoding LacI family DNA-binding transcriptional regulator encodes MAVTIRDVAKASGVHISTVSRTFSAPHLVNPETRTRVLATAEELGYRPNRAARALITGRTHNIGLIVADIANPFFPPMIKAAETHARRRDYHVFVADTDEDPVVETDLVRALAKQVDGILLCSPRMSDDQIEQLRREVPLVVVNRLIDGLPAVVMDVGAGARSAVRHLVDLGHRHLAYLSGPRGSWTNREIRRAAGAAARAAGAELTVLGPHQPVSSAGADTCEAVLATGATAVLAYNDLMAIGLLQSLQDRGVAVPEQISVVGFDDIATSALVRPTLTTVANPTAAAGRAAVDMLLQQGDDGATGQVTLRTDLVIRNSTGPGPYAPAGATTAQVAAYVKE; translated from the coding sequence GTGGCCGTGACCATCCGGGACGTCGCCAAGGCGTCCGGAGTGCACATCTCCACGGTGTCGCGCACCTTCTCGGCGCCGCACCTGGTCAACCCCGAGACCCGCACGCGGGTGCTGGCCACCGCGGAGGAACTGGGCTACCGCCCGAACCGGGCCGCCCGGGCGCTGATCACCGGGCGCACCCACAACATCGGCCTGATCGTGGCCGACATCGCGAACCCCTTCTTCCCACCCATGATCAAGGCGGCCGAGACCCACGCCCGGCGACGTGACTACCATGTCTTCGTCGCCGACACCGACGAGGACCCGGTCGTCGAGACCGACCTCGTCCGGGCCCTGGCCAAGCAGGTCGACGGGATCCTGCTCTGCAGCCCCCGGATGAGCGACGACCAGATCGAGCAGCTGCGCCGCGAGGTGCCGCTGGTCGTCGTGAACCGCCTGATCGACGGGCTTCCGGCGGTGGTGATGGACGTCGGCGCGGGCGCTCGCTCGGCCGTACGCCATCTCGTCGACCTGGGCCACCGCCACCTCGCCTACCTGTCCGGTCCGCGCGGGTCGTGGACCAACCGGGAGATCCGCCGAGCCGCCGGGGCCGCCGCCCGGGCCGCCGGCGCGGAACTCACCGTCCTCGGCCCGCACCAGCCGGTGTCCTCGGCCGGTGCGGACACCTGCGAGGCGGTGCTCGCCACCGGCGCCACCGCGGTGCTCGCCTACAACGACCTGATGGCCATCGGCCTGCTCCAGTCGTTGCAGGACCGCGGTGTCGCCGTGCCGGAGCAGATCAGTGTCGTCGGCTTCGACGACATCGCGACCAGCGCTCTGGTACGACCCACGCTCACCACCGTGGCGAACCCGACCGCGGCCGCCGGGCGCGCCGCCGTCGACATGCTGCTCCAGCAGGGCGACGACGGCGCCACCGGACAGGTCACGCTCCGGACCGATCTGGTCATCCGCAACTCCACCGGGCCCGGGCCGTACGCCCCGGCCGGCGCGACCACCGCTCAGGTCGCCGCATACGTCAAGGAGTGA